In the genome of Planctomyces sp. SH-PL62, the window CGGATCCACCAGACGGCGTAAGAGGCCAGCCGAGTCGTGTTGGCCACTTCGTAGCGGTCGATGGCCGTCAGGAGCCCGCAGAATCCCTCTTGAAGAAGGTCGGACGAGGAGAGGCCGCGATCCCGGTAGCGGCGCCCCACATGCGCGACCAGTCGCAGGTTGGCCATCGCCAGCCGGGTGCGCAGGCCGCTGTAGCGCTTCGCCAGTTCGATGAGGACGGCTTCCTCGTCGCTCGACGCGGGGCCGGCGGCCAGCAGGGACCGGACGAATTCCTGGACGTCGAAGACGCGATCGGCTTCCGGCGCGTCCAGGCCCGGAAAGCCTCGTTCCGAAGCCCCGGCCGCCAGCAGGCGCCGCTGCTCGTCGAGTTCCATCAGGAGCCCTCGCTCCTCTTCCGGCGTCAGGACGCGGACGTCGGAGCGACCGAGGAGGGCCATGCCGGTGAGTTCGTCGTTGCGGTATCGTTCGGCGGAGAGCATGTCCAACATTCCTTTCCCGACCCGATCGGCGGGTCGCGTCGAGCCGTCGGGGCGCGGCGGTCCCTCGTCCCGTCGAGCGTCCGCGACCGGCCGGTAGGGCAGGCCGCGGGCGTGGGGGGACGGTCGCGTGCCAGGACGCGGGGGCCGGACGACGCCGGGACGCTTCCGAATCGTTAGGAAGACGCGATATCGATGAGCAGAGCCGAGGCGGGCCGGCGGCTCATCTGCGATGGATCACCCGCGACCGCCGAAAAGTCGCGGATGCGGCGTCGATCGCGATCGGCGCGGGGATCGGCCGTCGCTTCGGGAAGAGAAGAATCAGGAAGGCCGAGGACACGTCGAGATGCAGGGAATTTCCCGCGAACAGGCGGCCGAATGACCGGCCCGCCTCCCGGAACGCGTCGATCCCCTCGCGGACGACCCGGCTGAGGAACTTATGAGGGCGGGACGAAGCGTTGCCGCTGAGACCCTGGACCCGGCTTCGGCGATCAGTGGTCCAACTGGGGTTTTTCATGGCTCGACCTCCGTCCGTATGATAGAGAGGGAAGGGGAGTCGATCGACCGCCCTTCCAGAGCAAATACGGTCGACGTCGCCGATCGTCACAGAAGGTCGCCCGTTTTTCTCGACGACGCGCCGCCGCGAAGTCCGACGATCCTCCCGAGTCGGCTCCGTGGTCACGATTTACGTCAAGGAGTCGGACCTTGGACACCGGCGATTCGAACGCCAAGCTCTCCGAGCTGCAGACCCAGACGACCCTCCTTTACGAGGCGCAGCACGGGACCCCGGAAGGCGCCGACCTGGCGAAGCAACTGCTGATGCTCCGCTATTCGGGGGCCGTCCACCGCTATCTGCTGAAGGCCCTGGGCGATTCCGAGGCCGCAAAGGATCTGAACCAGGAATTCTCCCTGAAGTTCCTGGAAGGGCGGTTCCGCCAGTTCGACCGCACCCGCGGCCGATTCCGCGACTACCTGAAGCGCTCGCTGCACAACCTGATGGTCGACTTCTACCGCAAGCAGAACGTCGTCTCTCAGCTCGATACGGCGTCCGGTGAGGCGATCGTCGCGACCGACGACCTGGTCGACTTCGACGAGCAGTTCCTCCAGAGCTGGCGCAAAGACCTGATGGAGCGGGCGTCGAATGCGCTCCGGGAGCACGAGGCCAGCACCGGGCAGCCCTTCTGGGAGGTCATGAGGCTCCGGCTCCTCCACCCCCAGATGCGTTCGCCGGAGCTGGCCGAGCAGCTCGCCCAGCGCCTGGGACGGCCGATGTCCGCGGGCAACCTCCGGCAGATCCTCCACCGCGCCCGCGACAAGTTCACCGAGTTCCTCGTCGAGGAAGTGAAGGTGTCGCTGAAGACCCCCAGCCGCGATGAGGTCGAGGAGGAACTCGCCGACCTCAAGCTGCTGGAGTTCTGCAAGCCGTCGCTCGATCGCGTGAAGTTCGACTGAGCGACGACCAAGGGGCCGGCGGTCAGCGAGTCTCGGCCGTCGCCGCGATCGCCTGCTCGATCGCGGGCGCGAACAGGTCGGCCATGCGCAGGAAGCCCAGGTCGGTCGGGTGCGAGCCGTCGACCGTCCCTTCGCCGTCGTCGCCGAGCTGCGGGGCTCCCTCCAGATACGAAAGCCCCTTCACCCCGTCGTCGAGCAGCCGCTGGTAGGCCGCCTTGAGCGCGGCGCGGCTCGTCTCGTTGCGGCGGCGGTGCGCCGGGACGAACGGGGAGTCGGTGTAGGAACGGTCCTCGGCCAGCAGGATCGGGACGTCCGGGCGGGCCTTGCGGATCGTCCTGACCAGCGGCTCGGTCCGCTCGGCGACCATCTCGGCGGTCATGTTCGGCAGGCAGTCGATCACGTAGGCGGCGGCGTCGATCTCGACGAGCAGGTCCGAGATGGACTGGTCCATCGTGCCGTTGCCGCTGAAGCCGAGGTTGACGACCGGGCGATCGAGCCGACGGCCGACGATCGCCGTATGGACCATGCCGGGCCGCGAGGCGCAGCCGCCGTGGGTGATCGAGGTGCCGTAGAAGACGATCGGCCGGACGCTCTCGGGCTTGCGGGGATCGGCCGGGCGGATCTCGACGCCAGTCGGGACGCCGACCTCGACGGACGAGACGCCGTTGTAAAGCGGCAGGTAGAGCAGGTACTCGCGCGTCCCCGGCTCCAGCCCCTTCACCAGGACCTTGGCGTTCGTCACCTCCGACGGCTGGCCGACGGCGACCCAACGCCAGGCGCCGGCGGCGTCTCGGGCGTAGAGGTCGACCCCGCTGACGCCGGTGGCGGGCATGTGGGCCATCGCCAGTCGATCCTTGACGACGGTCCATCGCGCGTGGATCTCGGTCGCGTCGGTGACGAACCGGACGGCGATCCCCGCCGAATCGCGCGAGAGGTTCCAGACCGGGGGTCGGACCACCCCCTCGGCCTTCGCCGGAAGGCGGTCGAACGGTGCCTTCAGGTCGGCCTCGTTCCAGGCCCTCCCCTCCAGGGTCAGTTCGCGGACGTCGCGCCAGGCGACTTTCTCCTGGGCGACGGCGGTCGCCGCGAGGAGGGTGGAAAGGCTCAGGAACCAGAGCGGCTTCAGGTGACGATTGAGCATCGGTTCGACTCGTCTCCGGGCAACGGGAATGGGTCTTCAGCGACGGGGCGGCCGGGCCGCCGACGACCGCGATCGTAACCCGGGCGAGGGCGCGACGCCACCGATGGACCACCCGCCTCCGCGCCGAGGTGCGGCAGGCCCGGTTGACAGGTTTCGAGGTTCCCGCTACATTCCCGCCGCACGTCGCGTCCGCAAGACGACGACGGCCGAAACGACACCCTGAACAGACATCCGGCGATTCGTCGCCCCGTCAGACGGCTGCGGTCAAGGCGCGTGCTCGGGCGATCCCAAGGATGGTGAACGCATTCCGGCACGTGTCAACTTTTGACGGGCGAGGGTGAATCATGGACGATGTCCCCGCCGGTCCGGCGAGCGCGGGGCCGGGGAGGCCGTCGCTCTCCGTCGTCGTTCCCGTCCACAACGGGGGCGTCGACTTCGAGCGATGCCTCCTCCGGCTTCGTGGATCGACCTGGACCGACTTCGAGCTGCTCGTCGTCGACGACGGCTCCACCGACGATTCGGGGCTCCTGGCCCGCCGCCACGGGGCTGTCGTGCTACGCCACGACCGCCCGCTGGGCCCCGCCGCCGCGCGCAACCTCGGCGCGGAGCAGGCGACCGGCGACCTGATCTTCTTCCTCGACGCCGACGTGGCCGTCCACTCGGACACGATCGAGCGCGGGATGGCGCGGTTCCTGGAGGACCCGGACCTCACGGCGCTCTTCGGCTCGTACGACGACCAGCCGCTGGCGCCGGGGCTGCTCAGCCGGTTCCGCAACCTGCTGCACCATTACGTCCACCAGCAGGGGGACTTCGTCCGCGACGCCCGGCCGGCGCACACGTTCTGGACCGGCTGCGGCATGATCCGCCGCGCGGCGTTCCAGGAGTTCGGCGGCTTCGACCCCCGCCTCTACGCCCGGCCGTCGATCGAGGACATCGAGCTGGGCTACCGCCTGACCCGCGCCGGACGCCGGATCGTCCTGGCCCGCGACGTCCAGGCGACCCACATGAAGCGCTGGACGCTGTTCGAGGTCGTCCGCACCGACATCTTTCGGCGCGGGGTGCCCTGGATGCTCCTGATCAAGCGGAGCGGAACCGTCGAGACCGACCTCAACGTCCAGCTCGGCCAGAAGCTGTCGGTCGCCGCCACGGGGGGGCTTTTGCTGGCCTCGGCCGCGATCCCGCTCTCGTCCTGGGCGGCACCCGTCGCGCTCGCCTTCGGCGTGGGGATCGCCGGGCTCAACCGGGACCTGTATCGGTTCCTCGGCCATCGACGCGGGCCGGCCTTCGCCGCGGGCTCGTTCCCCCTGCACCTGCTCTACTTCGTCTGCTGCGGCGTCTCGGTCGTGATCGCCCTGACCCGGTGGTACGCGCTCGACCGGACGACCCGCCCGGTCGCCGAAGGCCGCATCGATCGCGGCGGTCGACCCATTCCCTCGCCGGCGTTGGGCCGGCTGGCACGGAGGCTCCAGCGATGGACGACGCGATCAAGGTAGCCGTGGTCCAGGGAGACCGCCGACGCGGGGCCGTGGCGCAGGCGCTCGCCCTGATCGCCGACGACGTCCGCGCCGTCGTGCAGCCTTACGGGACCGCCGCCATCGTCCCGACGCTCGACGAGCTGGGACGCGACTGGGCCTCGACCGACCGCGACACGCTCTCGGCGACCACCGACGC includes:
- a CDS encoding RNA polymerase sigma factor, translating into MDTGDSNAKLSELQTQTTLLYEAQHGTPEGADLAKQLLMLRYSGAVHRYLLKALGDSEAAKDLNQEFSLKFLEGRFRQFDRTRGRFRDYLKRSLHNLMVDFYRKQNVVSQLDTASGEAIVATDDLVDFDEQFLQSWRKDLMERASNALREHEASTGQPFWEVMRLRLLHPQMRSPELAEQLAQRLGRPMSAGNLRQILHRARDKFTEFLVEEVKVSLKTPSRDEVEEELADLKLLEFCKPSLDRVKFD
- a CDS encoding SGNH/GDSL hydrolase family protein — protein: MLNRHLKPLWFLSLSTLLAATAVAQEKVAWRDVRELTLEGRAWNEADLKAPFDRLPAKAEGVVRPPVWNLSRDSAGIAVRFVTDATEIHARWTVVKDRLAMAHMPATGVSGVDLYARDAAGAWRWVAVGQPSEVTNAKVLVKGLEPGTREYLLYLPLYNGVSSVEVGVPTGVEIRPADPRKPESVRPIVFYGTSITHGGCASRPGMVHTAIVGRRLDRPVVNLGFSGNGTMDQSISDLLVEIDAAAYVIDCLPNMTAEMVAERTEPLVRTIRKARPDVPILLAEDRSYTDSPFVPAHRRRNETSRAALKAAYQRLLDDGVKGLSYLEGAPQLGDDGEGTVDGSHPTDLGFLRMADLFAPAIEQAIAATAETR
- a CDS encoding glycosyltransferase family 2 protein; its protein translation is MDDVPAGPASAGPGRPSLSVVVPVHNGGVDFERCLLRLRGSTWTDFELLVVDDGSTDDSGLLARRHGAVVLRHDRPLGPAAARNLGAEQATGDLIFFLDADVAVHSDTIERGMARFLEDPDLTALFGSYDDQPLAPGLLSRFRNLLHHYVHQQGDFVRDARPAHTFWTGCGMIRRAAFQEFGGFDPRLYARPSIEDIELGYRLTRAGRRIVLARDVQATHMKRWTLFEVVRTDIFRRGVPWMLLIKRSGTVETDLNVQLGQKLSVAATGGLLLASAAIPLSSWAAPVALAFGVGIAGLNRDLYRFLGHRRGPAFAAGSFPLHLLYFVCCGVSVVIALTRWYALDRTTRPVAEGRIDRGGRPIPSPALGRLARRLQRWTTRSR